In one Streptomyces sp. T12 genomic region, the following are encoded:
- a CDS encoding ROK family transcriptional regulator has product MGQLTGGDPSLLRRINSAVVLHALRATDAATLTEITRVTGLSRPTVEGVVEGLIEAGYVVEKAADESVVRRQGRPARRFRFRAEAGHLLGVDIGSHRVAALLADLDGRVLGSIAKDVDETAPADERLERLRTAVAELLRRAGVARSSLRAVGVATPGIVEADGTVRLGAALPEWTGLRLGERLSRSFKCPVLVENDANAAAVAEHWKGSATESDDVVFVLAGLSPGAGSLIGGQLHRGFGGAAGEIGALHLLGREATPETLLSTTDEPLRPLDEHAVAEVFAQAREGDQGARAAVDRFIQRLVHDVAALVLALDPELVVVGGWAAGLDGVLEPLRRELARYCLRPPKVALSLLGEAAVATGALRLALDHVEEQLFAVEGTVTARR; this is encoded by the coding sequence TTGGGGCAGCTGACCGGCGGGGATCCCTCGCTGCTGCGAAGGATCAATTCCGCGGTGGTGCTGCACGCGCTGCGTGCCACGGACGCCGCGACACTGACGGAGATCACCCGGGTCACCGGGCTGTCCCGCCCGACGGTCGAGGGCGTCGTCGAGGGCCTCATCGAGGCGGGTTACGTCGTCGAGAAGGCCGCCGACGAGAGTGTCGTACGGCGCCAGGGGCGGCCCGCGCGACGGTTCCGGTTCCGGGCCGAGGCCGGTCATCTGCTGGGCGTGGACATCGGGTCGCATCGGGTCGCGGCGCTCCTCGCCGACCTGGACGGCCGGGTGCTCGGCTCCATCGCGAAGGACGTCGACGAGACGGCTCCGGCCGACGAGCGGCTCGAACGGCTGCGTACCGCGGTCGCCGAACTGCTGCGCCGGGCCGGTGTCGCACGCAGCTCGCTGCGGGCCGTGGGCGTCGCGACGCCGGGCATCGTCGAGGCGGACGGCACCGTGCGGCTCGGCGCCGCGCTGCCCGAGTGGACGGGGTTGCGGCTGGGCGAGCGGCTGAGCCGGTCCTTCAAGTGCCCGGTGCTGGTGGAGAACGACGCCAACGCGGCGGCGGTGGCCGAGCACTGGAAGGGATCGGCCACCGAGTCCGACGATGTCGTGTTCGTGCTGGCCGGGCTGAGCCCGGGCGCCGGGTCGCTGATCGGCGGGCAACTGCACCGGGGCTTCGGCGGGGCGGCCGGCGAGATCGGCGCGTTGCATCTGCTGGGTCGTGAGGCGACTCCGGAGACCCTGCTGTCCACCACGGACGAGCCGCTGCGGCCCCTCGACGAGCACGCCGTCGCGGAGGTCTTCGCGCAGGCCCGAGAGGGCGACCAGGGGGCCCGCGCGGCCGTCGACCGCTTCATCCAGCGTCTCGTCCACGACGTGGCCGCCCTCGTCCTCGCCCTCGACCCCGAGCTGGTCGTCGTCGGCGGCTGGGCGGCCGGGCTGGACGGTGTACTGGAGCCCCTGCGGCGCGAGCTGGCCCGCTACTGCCTGCGCCCGCCGAAGGTCGCCCTGTCCCTGCTCGGCGAGGCGGCGGTGGCGACGGGCGCGCTGCGGCTGGCTCTCGACCATGTGGAGGAGCAGCTGTTCGCGGTGGAGGGGACGGTGACGGCGCGGCGCTGA
- a CDS encoding ABC transporter permease, which yields MAFAPVLHTEWLKIRTLRSLPGALLALFAVTTAFSAMAGVSEDSDPEFDALFMALSGVLPGQIAAISFGAMAVSAEYHGGALRLSLAAVPQRGRWFAAKVTAIAVPTLLVGLVTAFTALVVARAGLGSAASGLTVAEQVRGVVGCGIYLMLMALFAAGLTALLRSGVATLSILIPFILVVSFVIGDAAGTVADFLPDRAGQIVLHQTYDGTLGPWSGLTVTALWTGAALLAGAWSVRRRDA from the coding sequence ATGGCATTCGCACCCGTGCTCCACACGGAGTGGCTCAAGATCCGTACGCTGCGATCGCTCCCGGGAGCGCTGCTGGCACTGTTCGCCGTGACCACAGCGTTCTCCGCCATGGCCGGTGTCTCCGAGGACTCCGACCCGGAGTTCGACGCTCTCTTCATGGCGCTGTCCGGTGTCCTGCCGGGCCAGATCGCGGCCATCTCCTTCGGCGCGATGGCTGTGTCGGCGGAGTACCACGGCGGTGCGCTCCGGCTCTCGCTCGCCGCGGTCCCGCAGCGTGGACGGTGGTTCGCCGCCAAGGTGACGGCCATCGCCGTGCCGACCCTGCTCGTCGGACTGGTCACCGCCTTCACCGCGCTCGTCGTGGCACGGGCGGGACTCGGCTCCGCCGCGAGCGGGCTCACCGTGGCCGAGCAGGTGCGCGGGGTGGTGGGCTGCGGCATCTATCTCATGCTGATGGCCTTGTTCGCGGCCGGCCTCACCGCCCTGCTGCGCAGCGGTGTCGCCACGCTGTCCATTCTGATCCCGTTCATCCTCGTGGTGTCGTTCGTGATCGGCGACGCCGCGGGCACCGTCGCGGACTTCCTGCCGGACAGGGCGGGGCAGATCGTCCTTCACCAGACCTACGACGGCACCCTCGGGCCGTGGTCGGGACTGACGGTGACCGCTCTGTGGACGGGGGCCGCGTTGCTGGCGGGGGCGTGGAGCGTGCGGCGACGGGACGCCTGA
- a CDS encoding ABC transporter ATP-binding protein, producing MTSIDVQDLTKEYGARRAVDHLTFHVEPGRVTGFLGPNGAGKSTTMRLVLGLDRPTSGTATIGGRAYATLHEPLRHVGALLDAQAAHGSRTARDHLRVLAASNRIPNRRVDEVLEETGLASVARRRVKTYSLGMRQRLGIAAALLGDPEVVMLDEPSNGLDPEGIIWIRQLLRRLAGEGRTVLVSSHLMNETASFADRLVVLGRGRLLADTPMREFIHARVEPRVRIRTTDATALKTALARHGHDAVQHEDGHWSVHHARVDDIGRLISQAGVPVLELAAEEGTLEQAYLDLTATEAEFTAPSQEA from the coding sequence ATGACCAGCATCGACGTCCAAGACCTCACCAAGGAGTACGGCGCCCGCCGGGCCGTGGACCACCTCACCTTCCACGTCGAGCCCGGCCGCGTCACCGGCTTTCTCGGCCCCAACGGCGCCGGGAAGTCCACCACCATGCGGCTCGTGCTCGGCCTGGACCGGCCGACCTCCGGAACCGCCACGATCGGCGGCCGCGCCTACGCGACGCTCCACGAACCCCTGCGCCATGTGGGCGCGTTGCTCGACGCCCAGGCCGCGCACGGCTCCCGCACCGCTCGTGACCATCTGCGTGTCCTGGCCGCGAGCAACCGCATCCCGAACCGCAGGGTCGACGAGGTGCTGGAGGAGACGGGCCTCGCGTCGGTCGCGCGTCGGCGGGTGAAGACGTACTCCCTGGGCATGCGCCAGCGGCTCGGCATCGCCGCCGCCCTCCTCGGCGACCCTGAGGTGGTCATGCTCGACGAGCCGTCCAACGGCCTCGACCCCGAAGGCATCATCTGGATACGCCAGTTGCTGCGTCGCCTCGCGGGGGAGGGGCGCACGGTCCTGGTCTCCAGCCACCTCATGAACGAGACCGCGTCCTTCGCCGACCGCCTCGTGGTCCTCGGCCGGGGTCGCCTGCTGGCCGACACCCCGATGCGGGAGTTCATCCACGCGCGCGTGGAACCCCGCGTCCGCATCCGCACCACGGACGCCACCGCCCTCAAGACCGCCCTCGCCCGACACGGCCACGATGCCGTCCAGCACGAGGACGGGCACTGGAGCGTGCACCACGCGCGCGTGGACGACATCGGCCGCCTGATCTCCCAGGCAGGCGTCCCCGTCCTCGAACTCGCGGCGGAAGAAGGCACGTTGGAGCAGGCCTATCTGGACCTGACCGCGACCGAGGCCGAGTTCACCGCACCGTCGCAGGAGGCCTGA
- a CDS encoding alkaline phosphatase, with product MSHRPFPGRRSVLRGSLAASAALTLPPALGSAPAFALSGRPKAGWGVQAGDVTCDSGLVWVRSDRPARMIVETSATESFRNPRRWQGPLLGADTDFTGTTRLRGLPSGEQIHYRVLLADPDDPRRTGEPVTGTFRTPSARRRDGVRFVWSGDLAGQGWGINPDFGGYRIYDAMAALDPDFFICSGDNIYADGPISAAVTLPDGSTWRNITTEEKSKVAETLAEFRGNFRYNLLDENLKRFNAQVPSIIQWDDHEVTNNWYPGEILGDARYTEKNVDVLAARARQAFSEYFPISTLRRPDGRVYRVIHQGPLLDVFVLDMRTYRNANSTDDQATDAQGILGAEQLDWLKRELSRSRAVWKVIASDMPLGLVVPDTGDGKPNIEAVAQGDPGAPLGRELQIAELLRFIKHRGITGTVWLTADVHYTSAQHYQPSRAAFTDFAPFWEFVSGPLNAGAFPANTLDNTFGPERVFIKAPTTANVSPAGGYQFFGEVDIDGGSGELTVRLRESDGTVLFTQVLQPGRVGQ from the coding sequence ATGTCACACCGTCCGTTCCCGGGTCGTCGCAGCGTCCTGCGCGGCTCGCTCGCCGCCTCGGCGGCGCTCACCCTGCCCCCGGCGCTCGGCTCGGCACCGGCGTTCGCCCTGTCGGGTCGCCCCAAGGCGGGCTGGGGCGTTCAGGCGGGAGACGTGACCTGCGACTCGGGGCTGGTGTGGGTGCGGTCGGACCGTCCGGCCCGGATGATCGTCGAGACGTCCGCGACCGAGTCGTTCCGCAACCCGCGCAGATGGCAGGGCCCGCTGCTCGGCGCCGACACGGACTTCACCGGCACGACCCGGCTGCGCGGCCTGCCGTCCGGCGAGCAGATCCACTACCGCGTGCTGCTCGCCGACCCGGACGACCCGCGCCGCACCGGGGAGCCGGTCACCGGCACCTTCCGTACGCCCTCCGCGCGGCGGCGTGACGGCGTGCGCTTCGTGTGGTCGGGCGATCTGGCCGGGCAGGGCTGGGGCATCAACCCGGACTTCGGCGGCTACCGGATCTACGACGCGATGGCCGCGCTGGACCCGGACTTCTTCATCTGCAGCGGCGACAACATCTACGCCGACGGACCGATCTCGGCCGCCGTCACCCTGCCCGACGGGAGCACCTGGCGGAACATCACCACCGAGGAGAAGTCCAAGGTCGCCGAGACGCTGGCCGAGTTCCGCGGCAACTTCCGCTACAACCTGCTGGACGAGAACCTCAAGCGGTTCAACGCGCAGGTCCCGTCCATCATCCAGTGGGACGACCACGAGGTGACCAACAACTGGTACCCGGGTGAGATCCTCGGCGACGCCCGCTACACGGAGAAGAACGTCGACGTCCTGGCCGCTCGCGCCCGGCAGGCGTTCTCGGAGTACTTCCCGATCTCGACCCTGCGCCGCCCCGACGGCCGCGTGTACCGGGTGATCCATCAGGGTCCGCTGCTGGACGTGTTCGTGCTGGACATGCGGACCTACCGCAACGCCAACTCGACGGACGACCAGGCCACCGACGCTCAGGGCATCCTGGGCGCCGAGCAGCTGGACTGGCTCAAGCGTGAACTGTCCCGCTCCCGTGCGGTGTGGAAGGTGATCGCCTCCGACATGCCGCTCGGCCTGGTGGTACCGGACACCGGCGACGGCAAGCCGAACATCGAGGCCGTCGCTCAGGGCGACCCGGGGGCTCCGCTGGGGCGTGAGCTGCAGATCGCCGAGCTGCTGCGGTTCATCAAGCACCGCGGGATCACGGGCACGGTGTGGCTGACCGCGGATGTGCACTACACCTCGGCCCAGCACTACCAGCCGTCGCGGGCGGCCTTCACCGACTTCGCGCCGTTCTGGGAGTTCGTCTCCGGCCCGCTCAACGCGGGCGCGTTCCCGGCGAACACCCTGGACAACACCTTCGGCCCGGAGCGGGTGTTCATCAAGGCGCCGACGACCGCGAACGTCTCGCCCGCCGGGGGCTACCAGTTCTTCGGCGAGGTCGACATCGACGGCGGCAGCGGCGAGCTGACGGTGCGCCTGCGCGAGTCGGACGGCACCGTGCTGTTCACGCAGGTGCTGCAGCCGGGCCGGGTCGGTCAGTGA
- a CDS encoding sensor histidine kinase, whose product MVRLLRPFGRAVTYTRLLHLFIAIVWPSMLLFIQEAWWTWVLAAVLLAPAGLVPAMRTVEGLQARLLLTGHRHDSASTDIVVAPSASWSDRGRLVVWLEARLLLGCATSMFTVQLLIASVDLVLSGLGRGAEGSVLLHLDGHHWWHVLLAPVALVALALTVVGSGRLITALAHRLLGPSPAERLAALEERTEQLLERTRIARELHDSIGHALTVAVVQAGAARAAGDPAFTDRALDAIEETGRAALEDLERVLGILRESERPVSSRPTLTDADRLLESARASGAKVDVDLTGPLDTVPGPVSREGYRILQESLTNVLRHAGAVPVRIRIEVTDGTLGLEVRNPLTADIPGPGRGSGLRGIRERAALLGGRARTGPAEGDWQVHVELPLG is encoded by the coding sequence ATGGTCCGCTTGCTGCGCCCGTTCGGCCGGGCGGTGACGTACACACGATTGCTGCATCTGTTCATCGCCATCGTGTGGCCGTCGATGTTGCTGTTCATCCAGGAAGCGTGGTGGACCTGGGTGTTGGCGGCCGTGCTGCTCGCCCCCGCCGGGCTGGTGCCCGCGATGCGCACCGTGGAGGGGCTGCAGGCAAGGCTGCTGCTGACCGGTCACCGGCACGACAGTGCGAGCACCGACATCGTCGTCGCGCCGTCCGCCTCCTGGAGTGACCGCGGGCGGCTTGTCGTGTGGCTGGAGGCGCGGCTCCTGCTCGGCTGCGCGACCTCGATGTTCACCGTCCAACTGCTGATCGCCTCGGTGGACTTGGTGTTGTCGGGGCTCGGCCGCGGCGCCGAGGGAAGCGTGCTGCTCCACCTCGACGGCCACCACTGGTGGCACGTCCTGCTCGCGCCCGTGGCGCTGGTCGCGCTGGCGCTGACCGTGGTCGGCTCGGGCCGGCTCATCACCGCTCTCGCCCACCGGCTCCTGGGCCCCTCCCCCGCCGAGCGCCTGGCCGCCCTGGAGGAGCGCACCGAGCAGCTTCTGGAGCGCACCCGCATCGCCCGCGAACTCCACGACTCCATCGGCCATGCCCTGACCGTGGCCGTGGTGCAGGCGGGTGCCGCGCGGGCGGCGGGCGACCCCGCCTTCACCGACCGGGCGTTGGACGCCATCGAGGAGACCGGCCGGGCCGCGCTGGAGGACCTGGAGCGTGTCCTCGGCATCCTGCGCGAGTCCGAGCGCCCGGTCAGCAGCAGGCCGACGCTCACGGACGCCGACCGTCTGCTGGAGTCCGCGCGTGCCTCCGGCGCGAAGGTCGACGTCGACCTGACCGGGCCGTTGGACACGGTGCCGGGCCCGGTCTCCCGCGAGGGCTACCGCATCCTCCAGGAGTCGCTGACCAATGTGCTGCGGCACGCGGGCGCCGTCCCGGTGCGGATCCGCATCGAGGTCACGGACGGCACCCTCGGCCTGGAGGTCCGCAATCCGCTCACCGCCGACATACCCGGGCCCGGCAGAGGCAGCGGCTTGCGCGGGATACGCGAGCGCGCGGCCCTGCTGGGCGGACGCGCGCGGACCGGTCCCGCCGAAGGTGACTGGCAGGTACATGTGGAGCTGCCCCTCGGTTGA
- a CDS encoding response regulator transcription factor, with protein sequence MPVTVLLVDDEPLVRAGLRAVLEAQPDIEVVGEAADGAAVIPLVRQLRPDVVAMDVRMPLLDGIEATRAVLRTVDEPPKIVVITTFENDEYVYEALRAGADGFLLKRARPAEIVHAVRLVAEGESLLFPASVRQLAAQYGDDGGNRAARAVLERARLTEREAEVLRLMARGLSNAEIAARLVVGTETVKSHVSAVLAKLGARDRTQAVITAYESGFVAPG encoded by the coding sequence ATGCCGGTCACCGTTCTCCTCGTCGACGACGAACCCCTCGTACGCGCCGGTCTGCGGGCGGTGTTGGAGGCGCAGCCCGACATCGAGGTCGTCGGGGAGGCGGCCGACGGGGCGGCGGTGATTCCGCTGGTGCGGCAGCTGCGGCCGGACGTGGTCGCCATGGACGTACGGATGCCGCTGCTGGACGGGATCGAGGCCACGCGCGCGGTGCTGCGGACGGTCGACGAGCCGCCGAAGATCGTCGTCATCACGACCTTCGAGAACGACGAGTACGTGTACGAGGCGCTGCGGGCCGGCGCCGACGGCTTCCTGCTGAAGCGGGCCCGGCCGGCCGAGATCGTGCACGCGGTGCGGCTGGTGGCCGAGGGCGAGTCGCTGCTGTTCCCCGCCTCGGTGCGGCAGCTCGCCGCACAGTACGGCGACGACGGCGGGAACCGGGCGGCGCGCGCCGTACTGGAGCGGGCCCGGCTGACCGAGCGGGAGGCCGAGGTGCTGCGGCTGATGGCGCGCGGCCTGTCGAACGCGGAGATCGCCGCCCGGCTGGTCGTCGGCACGGAGACGGTGAAGTCGCATGTGAGTGCCGTCCTGGCCAAACTCGGGGCGCGGGATCGCACGCAAGCGGTGATCACGGCGTACGAGTCGGGGTTCGTGGCGCCGGGGTGA
- a CDS encoding PLP-dependent aminotransferase family protein, with product MTPSETNSAGGPAGQTERTTPSTAPSAGDAERHVPSPAWELLLPAASAPARARGRSLQAALREAVRSGRLTPGTRLPSSRDLAADLGVSRGLVTEAYEQLTAEGYLRSGRGAGTWVGDAVRAARPRARDLAPRSTDARADFVPGTPDVSLFPRAAWAAAQRGVLAELPHHELGYPDPRGLPRLRTALAELLARRRGVVADPERIVVVSGVAQATTLLGLVLYARGMREVGVEDPGSPQHDALYAAAGVTTLPLPLDDEGLAMGPLRESGVRSVVTTPAHQFPTGIAYSARRRTELLDWARSVEGFVLEDDYDGDFRYDRAPVGALQGLDPERVAYAGSVSKSLAPGLRLGWLLVPELLADEVVERKRTMDLGYPTLDQALFARFLERGDYDRQLRRCQRAYRERRDTLVAALEEHFPGAQVTGIAAGLHVIAALPERYGPQERFLARVAAAGVAVRPLTDYAHARAGDSGRPNVRLVLGYAHLSPARIRAGVRLMAEAVAGRGAAAAGR from the coding sequence ATGACTCCATCGGAGACCAATTCCGCCGGGGGGCCGGCCGGGCAGACCGAGCGCACAACGCCCTCTACGGCACCCTCCGCAGGCGACGCGGAGCGTCATGTGCCCTCCCCCGCCTGGGAGTTGCTCCTGCCGGCAGCGTCGGCGCCTGCACGCGCGCGAGGGCGTTCGCTGCAGGCGGCGTTGCGTGAGGCGGTGCGGTCGGGGCGGCTCACGCCAGGTACGCGGCTGCCGTCGAGCCGGGATCTCGCCGCCGACCTCGGTGTGTCGCGCGGGCTGGTCACCGAGGCGTACGAACAGTTGACGGCGGAGGGCTATCTGCGCAGCGGCCGGGGTGCCGGGACCTGGGTGGGCGACGCCGTACGGGCCGCCCGGCCACGCGCGCGTGACCTCGCTCCGCGCTCCACCGACGCCAGGGCCGACTTCGTACCCGGGACGCCGGACGTGTCGCTGTTCCCGCGTGCCGCGTGGGCGGCGGCCCAGCGCGGGGTGCTGGCCGAGCTGCCGCACCACGAGCTCGGCTATCCCGACCCGCGCGGGCTGCCCCGGCTGCGTACGGCACTCGCCGAACTGCTCGCTCGCCGGCGAGGTGTCGTCGCGGACCCCGAGCGCATCGTGGTCGTCTCCGGCGTGGCGCAGGCGACGACGCTGCTCGGCCTCGTGCTGTACGCGCGCGGGATGCGCGAAGTCGGCGTCGAGGACCCGGGGAGCCCGCAGCACGACGCCCTCTATGCCGCCGCCGGCGTCACCACCCTGCCGCTGCCGCTGGATGACGAGGGGCTCGCCATGGGGCCACTGCGGGAGTCGGGCGTACGGTCCGTCGTCACGACACCGGCCCACCAGTTCCCCACCGGCATCGCCTACTCCGCCCGTCGTCGCACCGAGCTGCTCGACTGGGCGCGGTCCGTCGAGGGCTTCGTCCTCGAGGACGACTACGACGGCGACTTCCGGTACGACCGCGCCCCCGTCGGGGCACTCCAGGGACTCGACCCGGAACGCGTCGCGTATGCGGGGTCGGTCAGCAAGTCCCTCGCTCCGGGCCTGCGGCTGGGCTGGCTGCTCGTGCCGGAGTTACTGGCCGACGAGGTCGTCGAGCGCAAACGCACCATGGATCTCGGTTACCCGACCCTGGATCAGGCGCTGTTCGCCCGGTTCCTGGAGCGTGGTGACTACGACCGCCAGTTGCGCCGCTGCCAACGCGCCTACCGGGAGCGTCGCGACACCCTCGTCGCCGCTCTGGAGGAGCACTTTCCGGGCGCGCAGGTGACCGGGATCGCCGCGGGGCTGCACGTCATCGCCGCACTGCCGGAACGGTACGGACCCCAGGAGCGGTTCCTCGCGCGCGTGGCCGCGGCCGGTGTCGCGGTGCGCCCCCTGACGGACTACGCACACGCGCGTGCCGGTGACAGCGGCCGGCCAAACGTGCGGCTGGTCCTGGGATACGCGCACCTGTCGCCCGCCCGGATCCGGGCGGGCGTACGGCTGATGGCCGAGGCGGTCGCCGGCCGGGGCGCCGCAGCTGCCGGTAGGTGA
- a CDS encoding GntR family transcriptional regulator, with protein MGTTQLESVPEPKYWHLRTVLTEALESEFSVGEILPNERDLAARFGVARATLRQALEQLELEGRLQRRRGVGTTVAPPRVGVAVGTEQHAWPGAADDVWQPVDCALAAPPASVADALESGRDEPVHIVRRSRVTHGQPVAAELLYIPQSSVPDLSAIDTPSGAARARAVLRELQRRELEGQENAVELGSARADDAKELDRLPGAPVLVVTTRYIAEGRTAALSVATYRADTCRLTFGDSGGVEIHQDPERRAS; from the coding sequence GTGGGGACCACGCAGCTGGAATCGGTGCCGGAACCGAAGTACTGGCACCTGAGGACCGTGCTCACTGAGGCACTGGAATCCGAGTTCTCCGTGGGCGAGATCCTGCCCAACGAGCGCGACCTGGCCGCCCGCTTCGGCGTCGCCCGGGCCACACTCCGCCAGGCACTGGAACAGCTCGAACTGGAAGGCAGGCTGCAGCGCCGCCGCGGTGTCGGTACGACCGTCGCGCCGCCGCGCGTGGGAGTCGCCGTCGGCACCGAGCAGCACGCCTGGCCGGGTGCGGCCGACGACGTCTGGCAGCCCGTGGACTGCGCACTGGCGGCTCCGCCCGCGTCCGTCGCCGACGCCCTGGAGAGCGGCCGGGACGAGCCCGTGCACATCGTGCGCCGCTCCCGCGTGACGCACGGGCAGCCCGTCGCCGCCGAGCTGCTGTACATCCCGCAGTCGTCGGTGCCCGACCTCTCCGCCATCGACACCCCGTCCGGAGCGGCACGCGCGCGTGCCGTGCTGCGCGAGCTGCAGCGCCGGGAACTGGAGGGCCAGGAGAACGCCGTCGAGCTGGGCTCGGCCCGCGCCGACGACGCCAAGGAGCTGGACCGTCTGCCGGGGGCGCCCGTCCTCGTCGTGACCACCCGCTACATCGCCGAGGGCCGCACCGCGGCGCTCTCCGTCGCCACCTACCGCGCGGACACGTGCCGGCTGACCTTCGGTGACTCCGGCGGCGTGGAGATCCACCAGGACCCGGAACGCCGGGCGTCCTGA
- a CDS encoding RNA polymerase sigma-70 factor has protein sequence MTTDTETDVFEEHRPVLLGVAYRMLGRVADAEDVVQEAWLRWSGADRSQVREPRGYLVRITARLAIDRLRQVKARGETYIGPWLPEPYVTDFGHTVPDSAERAVLVDSVSLAVLVVLESLSPLERAVFVLREAFGYPYAEIATMLDRGEAAVRQLAGRARKHVDERRPRYEVDPTQRRDLTERFLAAAAGGDLEGLMSLLAPDVRLVGDSGGKAKAPLRVLETADKVGRFIVGAARKGAADLSWRFLEINGGPAVLALSGGKPDAVFQLDVLDGRVQAVYIIRNPDKLTSLATE, from the coding sequence GTGACCACCGACACCGAGACCGACGTCTTCGAAGAGCACCGCCCCGTTCTCCTGGGGGTCGCCTACCGCATGCTCGGCCGCGTGGCCGACGCCGAGGACGTGGTGCAGGAGGCATGGTTGCGCTGGTCCGGCGCCGACCGGTCACAGGTGCGCGAACCGCGCGGTTACCTGGTGCGCATCACCGCACGCCTCGCCATCGACCGGCTGCGCCAGGTCAAGGCGCGGGGTGAGACCTATATCGGCCCCTGGCTGCCGGAGCCGTACGTCACCGACTTCGGGCACACCGTCCCGGACAGTGCGGAGCGGGCCGTCCTCGTCGACTCCGTCTCCCTCGCCGTCCTCGTCGTCCTGGAGTCGCTGTCACCGCTGGAGCGGGCGGTGTTCGTCCTCAGGGAGGCCTTCGGCTATCCGTACGCCGAGATCGCCACCATGCTCGACCGCGGCGAGGCGGCGGTGCGGCAGCTGGCCGGGCGGGCCCGCAAGCACGTCGACGAGCGGCGGCCGCGCTACGAGGTGGACCCCACCCAGCGACGCGATCTGACCGAACGATTCCTGGCCGCGGCCGCGGGCGGCGACCTGGAGGGGCTCATGTCCCTGCTGGCCCCGGACGTCCGCCTCGTGGGCGACAGCGGAGGGAAGGCCAAGGCGCCGCTGCGGGTCCTGGAGACGGCCGACAAGGTGGGCCGCTTCATCGTAGGCGCCGCGCGCAAGGGCGCTGCCGATCTGTCCTGGCGCTTCCTGGAGATCAACGGCGGACCCGCGGTGCTGGCCCTGTCCGGGGGCAAGCCCGATGCGGTCTTCCAGCTGGACGTGCTGGACGGGCGCGTCCAGGCCGTTTACATCATTCGCAACCCCGACAAACTGACGTCGCTGGCGACGGAGTAG
- a CDS encoding alpha/beta fold hydrolase — translation MSATVSFEVPSPRGPQSVTVDYARVGHGEPLLLLHGIGHHRQVWDPVVDILAAERDVISVDLPGFGASPGLPDSLSYDLATTTAVFAAFCEAVELDRPHVVGNSLGGLIALELGREKLVRSVTALSPAGFWSEAERRYAFGVLLAMRHISRRLPVPLVERLSRSAAGRTALTSSIYARPGRRSPEAVVAETLALARATGFDQTLRAGRTVQFADDIPGIPVTVAWGSRDRLLVRRQGVRAKQIIPRARLVRLPGCGHCPMNDDPALVARVILDGSR, via the coding sequence ATGTCCGCCACCGTCTCCTTCGAGGTCCCCTCTCCCCGCGGCCCGCAGAGCGTGACCGTCGACTACGCGCGCGTGGGGCACGGTGAACCACTGCTCCTGCTGCACGGCATCGGTCACCACCGGCAAGTCTGGGACCCGGTGGTGGACATCCTGGCGGCCGAGCGTGACGTGATCTCCGTGGACCTGCCCGGGTTCGGCGCGTCTCCCGGCCTGCCGGACAGCCTCAGCTACGACCTGGCCACGACGACGGCCGTCTTCGCGGCCTTCTGCGAGGCCGTGGAACTCGACCGGCCGCATGTCGTGGGCAACTCCCTGGGCGGACTCATCGCGCTGGAGCTCGGCCGCGAGAAGCTCGTGCGGTCCGTCACCGCGCTGTCCCCGGCCGGGTTCTGGTCCGAGGCCGAGCGACGCTATGCCTTCGGCGTGCTGCTCGCGATGCGGCACATCTCCCGGCGGCTGCCGGTGCCGCTGGTGGAGCGGCTGTCCCGGTCGGCGGCCGGTCGTACGGCCCTGACGAGCTCGATCTACGCCCGCCCGGGCCGCCGTTCACCCGAGGCCGTGGTCGCCGAGACCCTCGCGCTGGCGCGGGCCACGGGCTTCGATCAGACCCTCCGGGCCGGCCGGACCGTCCAGTTCGCCGACGACATCCCCGGGATCCCGGTCACCGTGGCGTGGGGCAGCAGGGACCGGCTGCTCGTGCGCCGGCAAGGGGTGCGCGCCAAGCAGATCATTCCCCGGGCGCGTCTCGTCAGGCTGCCCGGCTGCGGCCACTGCCCGATGAACGACGACCCGGCCCTGGTCGCGCGCGTCATCCTCGACGGCAGCCGCTGA